The Paeniglutamicibacter sulfureus genome includes a region encoding these proteins:
- a CDS encoding LacI family DNA-binding transcriptional regulator, protein MNEKTASIRPQGASRPTIYDVAKQAGVSKSLVSLVLRGSPNVSAERRAAVDAAIAELNYRPSRAAAALAGSRTGTIGVIIDDYRNLWFVDFLQGMQEVLAERGIRVAVADRSFNAHVDASPLEGFLAMRVDGIVVASEPSPEMGDGIGVPSVLAGNRLRQIPGADVVTSDDKRGGNLAADHLLGLGHRKIGHVTGGGGSARERAAGFVDALHEAGVESVVLGDAGTSEQDGFHFTKMLLQANPETTAVFAANDSMAMGAAAAIRDLGLRVPEDISLLGYDNSPLASSNLLRLTTVDALNLEVGRQAGLALLARFDGAEQVEATCLVEPWLVVRGSTARVAS, encoded by the coding sequence GTGAACGAGAAAACCGCATCCATCCGCCCCCAGGGTGCGTCGCGCCCAACGATCTACGACGTCGCCAAGCAGGCCGGGGTGTCCAAGTCCTTGGTGTCCCTGGTGCTCCGCGGTTCACCCAACGTCTCGGCGGAACGACGTGCGGCAGTGGATGCCGCAATTGCCGAACTGAACTATCGACCCAGCCGGGCTGCAGCCGCGCTAGCCGGAAGTCGCACCGGAACCATCGGGGTCATCATCGACGATTACCGAAATCTGTGGTTTGTCGACTTCCTGCAAGGCATGCAGGAGGTCCTGGCCGAACGCGGCATTCGGGTGGCGGTGGCCGACAGGTCGTTCAATGCCCATGTGGATGCTTCGCCATTGGAGGGGTTTCTGGCCATGCGGGTCGACGGCATCGTCGTTGCTTCCGAACCGAGCCCGGAGATGGGCGATGGGATTGGCGTGCCTTCCGTCTTGGCCGGGAACCGGCTCCGGCAGATTCCCGGGGCGGACGTCGTTACCAGTGACGACAAGCGCGGAGGCAATCTGGCGGCCGACCATCTGCTGGGCCTGGGGCACCGGAAGATCGGCCATGTGACTGGCGGCGGCGGTTCGGCGCGCGAGCGCGCCGCGGGATTTGTCGACGCGCTTCATGAGGCCGGGGTTGAATCCGTGGTGCTGGGGGATGCGGGAACTTCTGAGCAGGACGGATTTCACTTCACCAAGATGCTGCTGCAGGCCAATCCCGAGACGACTGCTGTTTTTGCGGCCAACGATTCGATGGCCATGGGCGCGGCTGCGGCCATCAGGGACCTGGGGCTGCGGGTTCCGGAGGACATATCCCTCCTCGGTTACGACAATTCCCCGCTGGCATCCTCCAACCTGTTGCGGCTTACGACGGTGGATGCCCTGAACCTTGAAGTCGGGCGGCAGGCCGGTTTGGCACTGTTGGCGCGCTTCGACGGAGCGGAGCAGGTAGAGGCTACATGCCTGGTGGAACCCTGGCTCGTGGTGCGCGGATCCACTGCGAGGGTGGCTAGCTAG
- a CDS encoding substrate-binding domain-containing protein, with translation MSKFSWRKAAVAALIVPALGLAACSSGGGRAPETANGGDAGAVAATPKINVALITHAAPGDTFWDTVRKGAEEAAVKDNVDLQYLSDPDGGRQAQLIEQAVDQKVDGIAVTLAKPDALASALKKARDAGIPVVSLNAGEDRYKELGAFTHFGSNEKLAGEAVGEKLAADGFKHPVCVIQEQGHVGLENRCAGVKEKVPGSEILYVQGTDMTQVQSTVTAKLQASKDVDVVIGLGAPFTLTILKSVAGANSDAKVASFDMNPELAQQIVDGNVLFTVDQQPWLQGYGAVDALWQNTRGGFEIGGGQPVLTGPAIISKDNAAAVLEFAEQGIR, from the coding sequence ATGTCAAAGTTTTCCTGGCGCAAAGCCGCGGTGGCAGCGCTCATTGTCCCTGCCCTCGGCCTGGCAGCGTGCTCAAGCGGCGGCGGTCGGGCACCTGAAACAGCCAATGGTGGCGATGCAGGCGCTGTTGCCGCGACACCGAAAATCAATGTCGCCCTAATCACCCACGCTGCACCCGGTGACACCTTCTGGGACACCGTGCGCAAGGGTGCCGAGGAAGCGGCCGTCAAGGACAACGTCGACCTGCAATACCTTTCGGACCCGGACGGCGGACGCCAGGCCCAGCTCATCGAACAAGCCGTCGACCAGAAGGTCGATGGCATAGCCGTCACGCTTGCCAAGCCCGACGCGCTGGCGTCTGCACTGAAAAAGGCCCGCGATGCCGGTATCCCGGTGGTAAGCCTGAACGCAGGCGAAGACCGCTACAAGGAACTCGGCGCCTTCACCCACTTCGGTTCCAATGAAAAACTCGCAGGCGAGGCCGTCGGCGAGAAGCTCGCGGCCGACGGCTTCAAGCACCCCGTTTGTGTCATCCAGGAACAAGGTCACGTCGGCCTTGAGAATCGTTGTGCGGGTGTCAAGGAAAAGGTCCCCGGATCGGAGATCCTCTACGTGCAAGGCACCGACATGACCCAAGTCCAGTCAACTGTCACGGCCAAGCTCCAGGCCAGCAAGGACGTCGATGTCGTCATCGGGCTCGGCGCACCGTTCACCCTGACCATCCTGAAGTCGGTTGCCGGCGCCAATTCCGATGCCAAGGTTGCGTCCTTTGACATGAACCCCGAACTCGCCCAGCAAATCGTCGACGGAAACGTCCTTTTCACTGTTGACCAGCAGCCCTGGCTGCAGGGATACGGCGCCGTGGATGCGCTATGGCAGAACACCCGCGGCGGTTTCGAGATCGGCGGCGGCCAGCCGGTGCTGACGGGTCCGGCCATCATTTCCAAGGACAACGCCGCAGCGGTCCTCGAATTCGCCGAACAGGGTATCCGCTAA
- a CDS encoding substrate-binding domain-containing protein: MSRKFSWRTASAALLLIPALGLTACSSQGGRAPEPDASAQGAVADTPRLKVAMITHAPAGDTFWDIVRKGAEAAAAKDNIDLQYLSDPEGGNQAQLIEQAVDQGVDGIAVTLAKPDAVAGALAKAKAAGIPITSLNGGEDRYKELGAFANFGSNERAAGEAVGQKLLEENYKKPICVIQVQGHVGLEARCAGVKSKIPATEVLYVQGTDMTQVQSTTTAKLQTSKDVDVIIGLGAPISLTLLKSVAEANSSAKVASFDMNAEMAQKIVDGEILFTVDQQPWLQGYESIDAIWLDSVGGFALGGGQPVPTGPSIVDTDNAKAVLKFAEEGLR; this comes from the coding sequence ATGTCCAGAAAATTTTCCTGGCGCACGGCTTCGGCCGCGCTCTTGCTGATTCCCGCGCTCGGCCTCACCGCCTGTTCCAGTCAGGGCGGGCGCGCCCCCGAGCCGGACGCCTCGGCACAGGGTGCCGTCGCCGACACCCCGCGTCTCAAGGTTGCGATGATCACCCACGCCCCGGCCGGGGACACCTTCTGGGACATTGTCCGCAAGGGTGCGGAGGCCGCGGCTGCCAAGGACAACATCGACCTGCAGTACCTCAGTGACCCCGAGGGCGGGAACCAGGCCCAGCTCATCGAGCAGGCCGTGGACCAGGGCGTTGACGGCATCGCCGTGACCCTGGCCAAGCCGGACGCCGTGGCCGGCGCCTTGGCCAAGGCGAAGGCGGCGGGCATTCCCATCACCAGCCTCAACGGCGGCGAGGACCGCTACAAGGAGTTGGGTGCCTTCGCGAATTTCGGCTCCAACGAACGTGCAGCCGGAGAGGCCGTGGGGCAAAAGCTTCTCGAAGAGAACTACAAGAAGCCCATTTGCGTCATCCAGGTCCAGGGGCACGTGGGGCTCGAGGCGCGCTGCGCCGGGGTGAAGTCCAAGATCCCCGCCACCGAGGTGCTTTACGTCCAGGGCACCGACATGACTCAGGTGCAGTCGACGACGACCGCGAAGCTGCAAACATCGAAAGACGTGGACGTCATCATCGGGCTGGGTGCGCCCATCAGCCTGACGCTGCTGAAATCAGTTGCCGAAGCCAATAGCTCGGCCAAGGTCGCATCCTTTGACATGAATGCCGAAATGGCCCAGAAGATCGTCGACGGCGAGATCCTCTTCACTGTTGATCAGCAGCCGTGGCTCCAGGGCTATGAGTCGATCGACGCGATTTGGCTCGATTCCGTGGGCGGCTTTGCGCTTGGTGGTGGGCAGCCGGTGCCGACTGGCCCGAGCATTGTGGACACGGACAACGCAAAGGCCGTGCTGAAGTTCGCCGAGGAAGGCCTCCGCTAA
- a CDS encoding Gfo/Idh/MocA family protein codes for MNEEPDIRIGLVGYGWGGRYFHAPVIEAAAGAVLAGVVTTSAARRADLAIEHPGVRAHDSLDSLVASGIDVLVLSVPAPGRENLVREALGSCAVVILDKPFAMDAGQARELAAYAEVSGARLGVYQNRRWDTNIATLGAVLAEGRLGPAHSLESVFDQNEPRSVESASSGGALLDLGSHLVDQALWLFGPVDNVAAGMTWTPTSWGINDSAFTMRLDHASGVTSWLSANKLAEQGQRLLRVQGAEGQLTIRGNDIQAEALLEGRRPADSHANWGFDPVEATLAIGGRTAGVASAQGRYHAYYELLVDSVRYQTPLPVCACEAVACVQVLDAARLSATLGGTEVPVPKAKNEPCPQC; via the coding sequence ATGAACGAAGAACCCGATATCCGCATTGGATTGGTTGGCTACGGCTGGGGAGGAAGATACTTCCATGCCCCCGTCATCGAAGCCGCCGCCGGTGCCGTGTTGGCCGGTGTCGTGACAACCTCGGCTGCACGGCGCGCCGATCTGGCTATCGAGCACCCCGGGGTCCGTGCCCACGACTCCCTTGATTCCCTGGTGGCATCGGGGATCGATGTCCTGGTGCTCTCGGTGCCCGCCCCCGGGCGGGAAAACCTGGTCAGGGAGGCCTTGGGCTCGTGCGCAGTGGTGATCCTGGACAAGCCCTTTGCCATGGATGCCGGCCAGGCAAGGGAGTTGGCCGCATATGCCGAGGTTTCCGGGGCACGCCTTGGCGTCTACCAAAACCGTCGTTGGGACACCAACATCGCAACGCTAGGCGCGGTGCTTGCCGAGGGTCGGCTCGGTCCGGCGCACAGCCTGGAATCGGTGTTCGACCAAAACGAACCACGATCCGTCGAATCGGCCTCCAGCGGAGGAGCCCTGTTGGATCTGGGCAGCCACTTGGTGGACCAGGCGCTTTGGCTCTTTGGCCCGGTCGACAACGTTGCAGCGGGCATGACGTGGACGCCCACCTCATGGGGAATCAACGACTCGGCGTTCACCATGCGCCTGGACCATGCCAGCGGCGTCACCAGCTGGCTGTCCGCGAACAAGCTGGCGGAACAGGGGCAACGGTTGCTCAGGGTTCAGGGTGCGGAAGGCCAGCTCACGATTCGGGGCAACGATATCCAAGCCGAGGCCCTGCTGGAGGGACGACGCCCAGCGGACAGCCACGCCAACTGGGGCTTCGACCCAGTCGAAGCCACTCTGGCCATCGGCGGCCGAACGGCGGGGGTGGCCTCGGCCCAGGGACGGTACCACGCCTACTACGAGTTGCTGGTCGATTCCGTGCGCTACCAGACACCCCTGCCGGTGTGCGCTTGCGAGGCCGTTGCCTGCGTGCAGGTTTTGGATGCGGCCCGGCTCAGCGCCACCCTGGGCGGCACCGAGGTCCCCGTACCGAAGGCGAAAAACGAACCGTGTCCGCAATGCTGA
- a CDS encoding intradiol ring-cleavage dioxygenase produces the protein MSSSIEVARTADEARRAAISPAQMDVEVRLIENVLRSFEQCTEPRTKQLMQSLVRHLHAFIREVRLTEAEWERSIEFLTAVGHITDDRRQEFILLSDVLGASMQTINVNNEAVGNATEATVFGPFFVDDAPLIANGGDIAGAGVGQPCWVEGSVKDVEGNAIPNARIEVWEADEDGFYDVQYTDDRVSGRAHLFSDEAGSYNFWGLTPTPYPIPHDGPVGKMLEATGRSPMRASHLHFMVTAPGFRTLVTHIFVRGDELIKSDTVFGVKDSLVKDFDHQLPGTPVPDGRELEDSDWSRVRFDIVLAPEVA, from the coding sequence ATGAGCAGTTCAATTGAAGTAGCACGCACAGCGGACGAAGCCCGCCGGGCGGCAATTTCCCCGGCGCAGATGGACGTTGAAGTACGACTGATCGAAAATGTTCTCCGGTCTTTCGAACAATGCACCGAGCCGCGGACCAAGCAATTGATGCAGTCACTGGTGCGCCACCTGCACGCCTTCATCCGCGAGGTCCGGCTCACCGAAGCCGAGTGGGAAAGGTCCATTGAATTTCTCACCGCGGTCGGCCACATCACCGACGACCGGCGCCAGGAGTTCATCCTGCTCTCGGATGTTCTGGGCGCTTCCATGCAAACGATCAACGTCAACAACGAAGCCGTGGGCAACGCCACCGAGGCCACCGTCTTCGGGCCGTTCTTTGTTGACGATGCCCCCCTCATCGCCAATGGCGGCGACATTGCTGGCGCCGGTGTCGGACAGCCCTGCTGGGTGGAAGGCAGCGTCAAGGATGTGGAGGGAAACGCCATTCCCAACGCACGCATTGAGGTGTGGGAGGCCGATGAAGACGGATTCTACGATGTCCAGTACACCGATGACCGGGTTTCGGGCCGGGCACACCTCTTTAGCGACGAGGCAGGGAGCTACAACTTCTGGGGCCTGACGCCAACTCCGTACCCGATTCCACACGACGGCCCGGTCGGCAAGATGCTGGAAGCCACCGGCCGGTCGCCCATGCGGGCATCGCATCTTCATTTCATGGTGACTGCCCCCGGTTTCCGCACCCTGGTGACGCATATTTTCGTGCGCGGCGACGAACTGATCAAGTCCGACACCGTTTTTGGCGTCAAGGACAGCCTCGTCAAGGACTTCGACCACCAACTCCCGGGCACTCCGGTGCCCGACGGACGCGAACTCGAGGACAGCGACTGGTCAAGGGTGCGATTCGACATCGTATTGGCCCCCGAGGTGGCTTGA
- a CDS encoding Gfo/Idh/MocA family protein, giving the protein MSNEIRVAVIGAGMAGKAHAAAFRSASTLYSPVLPPIRLVSIGDMNPEFGSLAARRFGYERTDSSWQAIAEADDIDVVSVVIANSLHRQAVEGLLAAGKHVLCEKPLSDTMDDARAMAELASKASGIARVGFTFRRTPGIAYIRDLIRTGVLGEVLHFSGRYWTDYGFDAAAPMSWRYKGGAGSGALADVGSHLAYASEFLCGDITAVSGGRLSTVIKERPLPLGAVMGHDHTPVSDTFEPVENDDYAAFSAEFANGGSGGFEVSRVAAGHANSLIFEVFCANGSARFDQRRPAEIELFLNEGASAQNGYRQVILGPEHPYLAGGLPMDAPSVGFGQNEAFAYQARAFLEEVAGVSEAESLPRCATFEEGVRNMEVLAAVAASAQSNGKLVNI; this is encoded by the coding sequence ATGTCGAATGAAATCAGGGTTGCCGTCATCGGTGCCGGAATGGCCGGCAAGGCCCACGCCGCCGCCTTCCGCAGCGCCTCCACGCTCTACTCCCCCGTCCTGCCACCCATCAGGCTCGTCTCCATCGGGGACATGAACCCGGAATTCGGTTCGTTGGCCGCGCGCCGCTTTGGCTACGAACGCACGGACAGCAGCTGGCAGGCCATTGCCGAAGCCGACGACATCGATGTTGTCAGCGTCGTGATCGCCAACTCGCTGCACCGACAGGCCGTCGAGGGACTGCTGGCAGCCGGCAAGCACGTGCTGTGTGAAAAGCCGCTGAGCGACACCATGGATGACGCCCGCGCCATGGCCGAGCTCGCCTCCAAGGCCAGCGGGATCGCACGCGTCGGCTTCACGTTCCGCCGCACCCCAGGCATCGCCTACATCCGCGATCTGATCCGCACCGGCGTGCTGGGCGAAGTCCTGCACTTCAGCGGCCGCTACTGGACCGACTACGGATTCGATGCTGCAGCACCCATGAGTTGGCGCTACAAGGGCGGGGCCGGTTCCGGCGCCCTGGCCGACGTGGGAAGCCATCTGGCCTATGCCTCCGAGTTCCTTTGCGGCGACATCACCGCAGTCAGCGGCGGACGGCTGAGCACCGTCATCAAGGAACGCCCCCTGCCCCTGGGCGCCGTCATGGGCCACGACCACACCCCGGTCAGCGACACGTTCGAACCGGTGGAAAACGACGACTACGCCGCCTTCTCCGCGGAATTCGCCAACGGCGGCTCCGGCGGCTTCGAGGTTTCCCGCGTCGCCGCAGGTCACGCAAACTCCTTGATCTTCGAGGTGTTCTGCGCCAACGGGTCGGCCCGCTTCGACCAGCGCCGTCCCGCCGAGATCGAACTCTTCCTCAACGAGGGCGCCAGCGCACAAAACGGCTACCGCCAGGTCATCCTCGGCCCGGAGCACCCGTATCTGGCCGGCGGCCTGCCCATGGATGCGCCCAGCGTTGGATTCGGCCAGAACGAGGCCTTCGCCTACCAGGCACGTGCATTCCTCGAAGAGGTTGCCGGTGTATCCGAAGCGGAGTCGCTGCCGCGCTGCGCCACCTTCGAGGAAGGCGTGCGGAACATGGAGGTCCTGGCCGCGGTCGCCGCCTCGGCGCAGTCCAATGGAAAGCTCGTCAACATCTAG
- a CDS encoding ABC transporter permease, with amino-acid sequence MTNTLLTPPTAPKVADERVASKGAISTLLGRPEFGALVGAVAMFAFFAFVAPVFLQPSSFATVLYGSSTIGIMAVGVSLLMIGGEFDLSTGVAVISSALSASLFSWYFGTNVWVGVVLALVVSLAVGFINGWILIKTNLPSFIVTLATFLMLTGLNLGLTRLIGGSVSTPSIADMDGFESARAIFASSVNIAGVEVKITVFIWIALVAVASWILLRTRIGNWIFAVGGDANAARAVGVPVIRTKIGLFMGVGFCAWILGMHNLFAFATVQSGEGIGNEFLYIIAAVIGGCLLTGGYGSAVGGAIGAFIFGMANKGIVYAEWNPDWFKFFLGLMLLLATIVNLVVKKRAETK; translated from the coding sequence ATGACGAACACACTCCTCACCCCGCCGACCGCCCCCAAGGTGGCCGATGAGCGGGTGGCGTCCAAAGGCGCCATCTCCACGCTGTTGGGTCGCCCGGAATTCGGTGCCCTCGTCGGCGCGGTTGCCATGTTCGCTTTCTTCGCTTTCGTGGCCCCTGTATTCCTGCAGCCTTCATCCTTCGCCACGGTGCTTTACGGGTCCTCGACCATCGGGATCATGGCGGTGGGCGTCTCGCTGCTGATGATCGGTGGAGAATTCGACCTTTCCACCGGCGTTGCGGTGATTTCCTCGGCACTGAGTGCTTCCCTCTTTTCTTGGTACTTCGGAACCAATGTGTGGGTGGGTGTGGTGCTCGCGCTCGTCGTCTCGCTGGCCGTCGGATTCATCAACGGCTGGATCTTGATCAAGACCAACCTTCCTTCCTTCATTGTCACGCTGGCCACGTTCCTGATGCTGACCGGCCTGAACCTGGGATTGACCCGATTGATCGGAGGCTCGGTTTCCACCCCGTCGATCGCCGACATGGATGGGTTCGAATCGGCACGGGCGATCTTCGCCTCATCGGTGAACATCGCCGGGGTCGAAGTGAAGATCACCGTGTTCATTTGGATCGCTTTGGTGGCAGTGGCCTCCTGGATCCTGCTGCGAACCCGTATTGGCAACTGGATCTTCGCCGTGGGCGGCGACGCAAATGCCGCACGCGCAGTGGGTGTACCGGTAATCCGCACCAAGATCGGACTGTTCATGGGGGTGGGCTTCTGTGCCTGGATCCTGGGAATGCACAATCTTTTCGCTTTCGCCACGGTCCAGTCCGGTGAGGGCATCGGCAACGAATTCCTCTACATCATCGCCGCCGTCATCGGCGGATGCCTGCTCACCGGCGGCTACGGCTCGGCAGTGGGCGGGGCCATCGGCGCCTTCATCTTCGGCATGGCCAACAAGGGCATCGTCTACGCCGAGTGGAACCCGGACTGGTTCAAGTTCTTCCTGGGCCTAATGCTGCTGCTGGCCACGATCGTGAATCTGGTCGTGAAGAAACGTGCCGAGACCAAGTAG
- the iolB gene encoding 5-deoxy-glucuronate isomerase, producing MTDWVYPAGTAIDGAWQTSIGAADSQLDVAGWAHTGIKIAQLSPGESLSMPAAAEERIIVPLQGAFTAAVDGQDHELAGRSSVFHGPSDVLYTGINTAVTVSSVAGGRFAVALAPAEAAYPTRLVTAAQTPVELRGSGNCSRQVHNFGTPAALEADRFIVCEVITPAGNWSSYPPHKHDEEKEGETNLEEIYYFETRVAKDSPAPETTDPIGYARVYASDERPIDVTTEVRTGDVVLVPYGWHGPAMAAPGYDLYYLNVMAGPGRVREWLISDDPHHGWVRGTWNEESIDPRLPFTP from the coding sequence TTGACAGATTGGGTATATCCGGCCGGAACAGCCATCGACGGAGCATGGCAAACATCCATCGGCGCAGCGGATTCGCAGCTGGATGTCGCCGGCTGGGCGCACACCGGCATCAAGATTGCGCAGCTTTCACCCGGCGAATCACTATCGATGCCTGCAGCGGCGGAGGAACGCATCATCGTCCCACTGCAAGGGGCCTTCACCGCCGCGGTTGACGGTCAGGACCATGAACTTGCGGGGCGCTCCTCGGTGTTTCACGGGCCTTCGGACGTCCTTTACACCGGCATCAACACCGCGGTAACGGTCTCTTCGGTGGCCGGTGGCCGCTTTGCCGTCGCTCTTGCACCTGCCGAGGCCGCCTACCCCACACGACTGGTAACGGCGGCCCAGACGCCGGTGGAACTTCGCGGATCGGGCAACTGCTCCCGGCAGGTCCACAATTTTGGCACGCCCGCGGCGCTGGAGGCCGACCGTTTCATTGTCTGCGAGGTCATCACCCCGGCAGGCAACTGGTCTTCCTATCCACCGCACAAACACGACGAGGAAAAAGAGGGAGAAACCAACCTCGAGGAGATCTACTACTTCGAGACCCGGGTGGCGAAGGATTCCCCGGCACCTGAGACAACCGACCCCATCGGATACGCCCGCGTCTACGCCTCGGATGAGCGACCCATCGACGTGACCACGGAGGTGCGCACCGGTGACGTGGTCTTGGTTCCCTACGGCTGGCATGGTCCGGCCATGGCGGCCCCGGGCTACGACCTGTACTACCTCAATGTCATGGCCGGGCCGGGCCGGGTGCGCGAGTGGCTGATCAGCGACGACCCGCACCACGGCTGGGTCCGCGGCACCTGGAACGAGGAATCGATCGACCCACGTCTGCCTTTCACACCGTAG
- a CDS encoding ATP-binding cassette domain-containing protein, protein MTNTNNSPALERIDQATLLQEQTDPLTHTPVHLLELKDVGKHYGNIIALTGVTMAVDTGRVTCVLGDNGAGKSTLIKIIAGLHQHTTGTLEIMGAERKLNSPREALDSGIAAVYQDLAVVSLMPIWRNFFLGSELTKGVGPFKSLDVEKMKKITKDELAAMGIDLRDVEQPIGQLSGGERQCVAIARAVHFGAKVLILDEPTAALGVKQSGVVLRYILQARDRGLGVIFITHNPHHAFPVGDRFLLLKRGKSIGYYDKKDITIDELTSQMAGGAELAELAHELEQTGGHDDVLAEVKAEVAETVDVPAAGRHS, encoded by the coding sequence ATGACGAACACCAATAATTCCCCAGCCCTCGAACGCATCGACCAGGCGACGCTGCTGCAGGAACAGACCGACCCGCTCACCCACACCCCGGTGCACCTGCTGGAGCTCAAGGACGTGGGCAAGCACTACGGCAACATCATCGCCCTGACCGGCGTCACCATGGCCGTGGACACCGGACGCGTGACCTGCGTGTTGGGTGACAACGGGGCCGGCAAATCGACCTTGATCAAGATCATTGCGGGGCTTCACCAGCACACCACCGGCACACTGGAGATCATGGGTGCCGAACGCAAGCTCAATTCCCCGCGAGAGGCACTGGACTCCGGCATTGCAGCCGTCTACCAGGACCTCGCCGTCGTCTCCCTGATGCCGATCTGGCGCAACTTCTTCCTCGGGTCGGAGCTCACCAAGGGGGTGGGCCCGTTCAAGAGTCTTGATGTGGAGAAGATGAAGAAAATCACCAAGGACGAGCTCGCCGCCATGGGCATCGACCTGCGGGACGTGGAGCAGCCCATCGGACAACTCTCCGGCGGCGAACGCCAGTGTGTCGCGATTGCGCGCGCAGTGCATTTCGGTGCCAAGGTGCTGATTCTCGACGAACCCACCGCGGCATTGGGCGTCAAGCAGTCCGGTGTGGTGCTGCGCTACATCCTGCAGGCGCGTGACCGCGGCCTGGGCGTCATCTTCATCACCCACAACCCGCACCACGCCTTCCCCGTCGGCGACCGCTTCCTGCTGCTCAAGCGCGGCAAGTCGATCGGCTACTACGACAAGAAGGACATCACCATCGACGAGCTGACCAGCCAAATGGCCGGCGGCGCGGAACTGGCTGAACTTGCCCATGAGCTCGAGCAGACCGGAGGACACGACGACGTGCTGGCCGAGGTCAAGGCAGAGGTTGCCGAAACCGTAGATGTCCCGGCCGCGGGGCGCCACTCGTAG
- a CDS encoding GntR family transcriptional regulator, which translates to MSLDLNIQIDRSSPVPLYHQIVQGIETAIHDGTLEAGSRLENEIDLAQRLNLSRPTMRKAMDELVRSGLLVRKRGVGTQVVSSQVRRHLELSSLNDDLERSGKTPTTESLSFSHGPADKRVADLMKLPAGVQVYHFTRLRSVDGSPLALMENWVRDDIVTIDEQSLNEHGLYQILRDAGVNFRLANQRIGAMIANDYQAPLLKVAEGSALVTMERTAVDDTGRSVETGSHVYRADSYSFEMTLVQR; encoded by the coding sequence TTGAGCTTGGACCTGAATATCCAGATTGATCGTTCGTCTCCCGTGCCGCTGTACCACCAGATCGTCCAGGGCATCGAGACCGCCATCCACGACGGAACCCTGGAAGCCGGCAGCCGCCTGGAGAACGAGATCGATCTTGCGCAGCGCCTGAACCTGTCGAGGCCAACCATGCGCAAGGCCATGGACGAATTGGTTCGTTCTGGGCTTCTGGTGCGCAAGCGCGGCGTGGGTACCCAGGTGGTGTCGAGCCAGGTGCGTCGGCATTTGGAGCTGTCCAGCCTCAACGACGACCTCGAACGTTCCGGGAAGACTCCGACCACCGAGTCGCTGAGCTTCAGCCACGGACCTGCCGACAAGCGCGTGGCCGACCTGATGAAGCTCCCGGCCGGGGTGCAGGTTTACCACTTCACGCGCCTGCGCAGCGTAGACGGCAGCCCGCTGGCGCTGATGGAAAACTGGGTGCGCGACGACATTGTCACCATCGACGAGCAGTCGCTCAACGAGCACGGGCTCTACCAGATCCTGCGCGATGCCGGAGTGAATTTCCGACTCGCCAACCAGCGGATCGGCGCCATGATCGCCAACGACTACCAAGCCCCGCTGCTGAAGGTCGCTGAAGGCTCCGCCCTGGTGACCATGGAACGCACGGCTGTCGATGACACCGGCCGCAGTGTGGAGACCGGCAGCCACGTGTACCGCGCTGATTCATACAGCTTTGAAATGACTCTCGTCCAGCGTTAG